A single region of the Chitinophaga niabensis genome encodes:
- a CDS encoding alpha/beta hydrolase, giving the protein MKYITLILAGWLFVSSACTKSETPAPPPSTEEAKMLNISYGADARNKMDVYLPKNRTAATPFVILIHGGAWIAGNKEDMHGFQDLLLTRGFASMSMSYRFVNATVHYEQLMEDVHKAVTYCASKSGEWNIRSTRIIISGASAGAHMALLYGYKYDADNRISGIISLAGPTDVSDPAMLNYAASIGLGGVINALAGATYVPGQPVDPKFAAASPLKQAKNIPSLLIHGTVDMTVPYSQAELLKNHLSQLGYTHKLVTIAGAGHDLGLAVPANLVLVESEFRTWVETYSR; this is encoded by the coding sequence ATGAAGTACATTACCCTCATCCTGGCAGGATGGTTGTTTGTATCCTCCGCCTGCACAAAAAGTGAAACCCCGGCTCCTCCTCCCTCAACGGAAGAAGCCAAAATGCTAAACATCTCCTATGGTGCAGATGCCCGCAACAAAATGGATGTTTATCTTCCAAAGAACAGAACTGCTGCCACGCCTTTTGTGATCCTTATCCATGGTGGGGCATGGATAGCAGGTAATAAAGAAGATATGCATGGGTTCCAGGACCTTTTGCTGACGAGGGGTTTTGCGAGTATGTCCATGAGCTACCGGTTTGTGAATGCCACGGTGCATTATGAGCAGTTAATGGAGGATGTACACAAAGCAGTTACTTATTGTGCCTCCAAATCGGGGGAATGGAATATCCGCAGCACCAGGATCATTATCAGCGGTGCCAGTGCAGGAGCACATATGGCTTTACTCTACGGCTATAAATATGATGCAGATAACAGGATCAGCGGCATCATTTCTTTAGCAGGACCCACAGATGTTTCAGACCCGGCCATGCTGAACTATGCCGCAAGTATTGGCCTTGGCGGAGTAATAAATGCCCTGGCCGGCGCTACTTATGTACCAGGCCAGCCGGTAGATCCTAAATTCGCAGCGGCCAGTCCGCTTAAACAGGCTAAAAATATTCCCAGCCTGCTAATACATGGAACAGTAGATATGACAGTTCCTTACAGCCAGGCCGAATTGCTAAAGAACCATTTATCACAACTTGGCTACACCCACAAGCTGGTGACCATTGCTGGTGCAGGGCACGACCTGGGCCTCGCAGTACCGGCCAATCTCGTATTAGTGGAAAGCGAATTCAGGACCTGGGTAGAAACCTACAGCCGTTAG
- a CDS encoding dienelactone hydrolase family protein — MKHLLFLLLIATAACNNAAKQPEKEAPKLKEENITYTGDGVQMNGFLVYEDKDSIRPAVLVVHEWDGLNDYARFRARELAKLGYVALAVDIYGNGKTAPNQDSALSYSLPFYENPSMAQRRIDAAIAKVKTYPQVDTNNIAAVGYCFGGGMLLNSVRLGTPLKAIVSFHGTLVGTPANKDLLKADILVCQGGDDPFVTPEEVAKFRKQMDSIGARYTFKVYDSARHGFTNPAHTNHEEPVLYNAKADSASWKDMISFFQQTITNK, encoded by the coding sequence ATGAAACACCTGCTTTTTCTACTGCTGATCGCTACCGCAGCATGTAATAATGCCGCTAAACAACCCGAAAAGGAAGCACCGAAACTAAAGGAAGAAAATATCACCTACACGGGAGATGGTGTGCAAATGAATGGCTTCCTGGTGTATGAGGACAAAGATTCCATCCGCCCGGCCGTACTGGTGGTGCACGAATGGGATGGCCTCAATGATTATGCAAGGTTCCGGGCAAGAGAACTGGCCAAACTGGGTTATGTAGCCCTGGCAGTGGATATTTACGGAAATGGTAAAACTGCTCCCAATCAGGACAGTGCCTTATCCTATTCCTTGCCATTCTATGAAAATCCATCCATGGCACAGCGGCGCATAGATGCAGCCATTGCTAAAGTGAAAACATACCCGCAGGTGGATACCAATAATATTGCTGCAGTGGGATATTGTTTTGGAGGAGGCATGCTGCTGAATAGCGTTCGCCTGGGCACTCCCCTGAAAGCGATCGTGAGCTTTCATGGAACCCTGGTAGGCACACCTGCTAATAAAGACCTTTTGAAGGCAGACATACTGGTTTGCCAGGGAGGAGATGATCCTTTCGTAACACCGGAAGAAGTTGCGAAGTTCAGGAAACAAATGGACTCCATCGGCGCAAGGTATACTTTCAAAGTATATGATAGTGCAAGGCATGGGTTCACAAACCCTGCGCATACTAACCATGAAGAACCCGTGTTGTACAATGCAAAAGCAGACAGTGCTTCCTGGAAAGATATGATCAGCTTCTTTCAACAGACGATAACGAATAAATAA
- a CDS encoding serine hydrolase domain-containing protein: MYKYCFPLLLISISVKCQHLAGFADSIRTAYHIPALGYAILSADSVYEIQMLGNKRGNIPATPEDKFRIGSNTKAITGFIAALLVKEGKIRWNTKVSTLLPTANPAYRNITLQQLLSFRAPLVPYTYTNEEPAGFAGNEDEQRIQFANWLLEQPPVASKQGLSYTNAGYVVAGAMLEKASGKTYKQLVKDLGNKLGIRFGFGNPNETDSTQTWGHDAQLVPEPPQHNYKLEWLLVAGNINISLPDYVKFIQLQLKGLKGETKVLPQREFHFLLHGLPTFSIGWFWEKNEAGDLVIRNTGNPGTFITQVYIQKGKAFIFFTNCQTKETYTALDRLFEAAKEAVY; this comes from the coding sequence ATGTACAAATACTGCTTCCCCCTCCTGCTTATTTCCATTTCTGTAAAATGCCAGCACCTGGCTGGTTTCGCTGATAGTATCAGAACGGCATATCATATCCCCGCACTGGGTTACGCTATCCTGTCTGCAGACAGTGTATATGAAATACAGATGCTGGGAAATAAGCGAGGCAACATTCCCGCAACGCCAGAAGATAAGTTTCGCATAGGTTCCAATACAAAAGCCATTACCGGTTTTATTGCTGCATTGCTGGTAAAGGAAGGCAAGATCAGGTGGAATACGAAAGTGAGTACGCTTTTGCCAACAGCTAACCCAGCCTACCGGAACATTACACTACAACAATTACTCAGCTTCAGGGCACCGCTTGTTCCCTATACTTACACCAATGAAGAACCTGCCGGCTTTGCAGGCAATGAAGATGAACAGCGTATACAGTTTGCCAACTGGTTATTAGAACAACCTCCCGTTGCTTCAAAACAAGGATTGAGCTATACCAATGCAGGTTATGTGGTAGCAGGGGCCATGCTGGAAAAAGCTTCCGGTAAAACATACAAGCAACTCGTAAAGGACCTTGGGAATAAACTGGGTATCCGGTTTGGCTTTGGCAACCCTAATGAAACGGACAGTACGCAAACCTGGGGGCATGATGCCCAACTGGTTCCCGAGCCGCCGCAGCACAATTATAAGCTGGAGTGGTTGCTGGTCGCAGGTAACATCAATATCAGCCTGCCGGACTATGTGAAATTCATCCAATTACAATTGAAAGGATTAAAGGGAGAAACAAAAGTACTGCCGCAGAGGGAATTCCATTTCCTCCTGCACGGCCTGCCCACATTTTCCATTGGCTGGTTTTGGGAAAAGAATGAAGCAGGGGACCTGGTGATCAGGAATACCGGTAACCCCGGCACTTTTATCACACAGGTTTATATTCAGAAAGGTAAAGCCTTCATTTTCTTCACTAATTGCCAAACGAAAGAAACTTACACGGCACTCGATAGACTATTTGAAGCGGCAAAAGAAGCAGTATATTAG
- a CDS encoding glycoside hydrolase family 28 protein, which yields MTSSNNMLSRRNWLGFITTASIFATGTKVFGAPAPKAAASSGIYNIRDFGAQGDGVTLDTKAIQSAINTCAQAQGGMVLIPAGIFVTGTLELKSNVTLHIAAQGKILGTGDGKQYYAAEAIPTTGEWTMGDGNVGLIFAANAENISIEGKGTIDGQGVLFKSAVKGEVPPAGISGNKRPHHLLFYKCKNLSVKDIFLTNSAYHSVRVCVCKEVKLDGIRIHSRVIHNNDGFHFISSEHVHVSNCDVKCQDDACALFGSNKYVTITNCSFSTRWSVFRFGGGYSENITVSGCLIYETYGCPIKMRCDHLSHFENISFSNIIMQGVTGPVSIGLGPQRPQPGEVLPKPGIVKNISFNHIRATVVKPLPLTESLQDSKYNAGEMFSCIILNGMDEGFLENISFDDVHITFPGGGTAEQAAVRDVPKVASEYYVIGVPPAHGIFARNVKGLTMNNVRLQTQTPDLRPAMVLDHVKDAALNGCSITGVDEVVRCIDVQDVLFQAPRVLSPSKIFMQVEGMANRNIKIEGGDLSKVTTPLAGAWKEIVKLRD from the coding sequence ATGACGAGTAGCAATAACATGCTGTCCCGCCGCAACTGGCTGGGCTTTATCACTACTGCATCTATCTTTGCCACAGGTACAAAAGTATTCGGTGCCCCTGCTCCAAAGGCCGCTGCCAGTTCCGGCATCTATAACATACGTGATTTTGGCGCACAGGGGGATGGTGTAACCCTGGATACCAAAGCCATCCAGTCTGCCATCAATACCTGCGCACAGGCACAGGGCGGAATGGTACTTATTCCAGCAGGCATATTTGTTACCGGTACCCTTGAATTAAAAAGTAATGTTACCCTGCATATCGCTGCACAGGGGAAAATACTGGGTACAGGAGACGGCAAACAATATTATGCTGCCGAAGCGATACCCACAACCGGGGAGTGGACAATGGGAGATGGTAATGTGGGGCTGATCTTTGCTGCCAATGCAGAGAATATAAGCATCGAAGGTAAAGGTACCATTGATGGGCAGGGGGTATTATTTAAAAGTGCCGTAAAAGGAGAAGTTCCGCCCGCCGGTATCAGTGGAAATAAGCGACCACATCATCTTCTTTTCTATAAATGCAAAAATCTCTCCGTCAAAGACATCTTTCTTACCAATAGTGCTTATCATTCTGTGCGTGTTTGTGTTTGCAAAGAGGTGAAACTGGACGGCATACGGATTCATAGCCGTGTGATCCATAATAATGATGGATTCCACTTTATTAGTAGTGAACATGTACATGTCAGCAATTGTGATGTAAAATGCCAGGATGATGCCTGCGCGCTTTTCGGCAGTAACAAATATGTGACCATCACCAATTGTTCCTTCAGTACAAGATGGTCTGTTTTTCGCTTTGGTGGCGGATATTCGGAGAATATAACAGTGTCCGGCTGTCTCATATATGAAACATATGGCTGCCCCATTAAAATGAGATGCGATCATTTATCTCATTTCGAAAACATCTCCTTTTCCAATATCATCATGCAGGGAGTTACAGGGCCTGTTTCCATTGGCCTTGGCCCGCAACGTCCCCAACCGGGAGAGGTATTGCCGAAGCCGGGTATTGTGAAGAATATTTCCTTCAACCATATCCGTGCAACAGTTGTGAAACCTTTGCCCTTAACAGAATCTCTGCAGGATAGTAAATACAATGCCGGGGAAATGTTTTCCTGCATTATCCTTAATGGTATGGATGAAGGATTCCTGGAGAACATTTCTTTTGATGATGTGCATATTACTTTCCCCGGTGGCGGCACTGCAGAACAAGCTGCTGTTCGGGATGTACCCAAAGTGGCCAGCGAATATTATGTGATAGGCGTGCCACCGGCCCATGGAATTTTTGCCCGCAACGTCAAAGGGTTGACCATGAATAATGTAAGGCTGCAGACACAAACACCCGATCTTCGTCCGGCTATGGTATTGGACCATGTGAAAGATGCTGCGTTGAATGGCTGCAGTATAACCGGAGTTGATGAAGTTGTAAGATGCATAGATGTACAGGATGTATTATTTCAGGCTCCCCGGGTATTAAGCCCTTCAAAAATATTCATGCAGGTAGAAGGAATGGCTAACAGGAATATTAAAATAGAGGGCGGTGACCTGTCCAAAGTAACCACTCCTTTGGCTGGTGCATGGAAAGAAATTGTTAAATTGAGGGACTAA
- a CDS encoding TfoX/Sxy family protein: protein MAFNEKMADSVREMIAAVEGNVEEKRMFSGLCFMVNDKMCVAVRESSIMVRLDPVMFEEIAGKEGVEPMVHNGREMKGYFFVDEDVLKTKKQLAYWVNLALDFNKFAKSSKKKK, encoded by the coding sequence ATGGCTTTTAATGAAAAAATGGCCGACAGCGTACGCGAAATGATCGCTGCTGTAGAAGGAAATGTGGAAGAAAAAAGGATGTTCAGCGGCCTCTGCTTTATGGTGAACGATAAAATGTGCGTGGCTGTCAGGGAAAGCAGTATCATGGTAAGATTAGATCCTGTGATGTTTGAAGAAATAGCTGGCAAAGAAGGCGTGGAGCCCATGGTACATAACGGAAGGGAGATGAAAGGATATTTCTTTGTGGATGAAGACGTGTTGAAAACTAAAAAACAATTAGCCTACTGGGTGAATTTAGCCCTGGATTTTAATAAGTTTGCAAAATCTTCGAAAAAGAAGAAATGA
- a CDS encoding alpha/beta hydrolase, which produces MLKRILKRIGWALLTLFILVNIFAAFHAYKFTHFTDTKAPKTDPRKLSFAGKMKTICFGVDNPRPVNKRTPAQPFETIQLQSHERIECWYIKTPQPKGTVIIFHGYSGQKSSMLDKSDEFLGMGYNTLLVDFMGSGGSGGDQTTIGYKEAKDVKVAYDHLQRTGEQNIYLFGTSQGAAAVLKAMHDYPISPKAIIIECPFATLYQAAAARFRAVGVPVFPLTSFLVFWGGVENGFWGFAHKPVEYARSVKVPALLFYGEEDERVTRQEIDDVFKNLGGKKQLVTFKEAGHVNYLRRYRNEWHTATSRFLMTN; this is translated from the coding sequence ATGTTAAAAAGGATATTAAAACGAATAGGATGGGCGTTGCTTACGCTGTTTATACTGGTGAACATCTTCGCCGCTTTTCATGCGTATAAGTTTACCCATTTCACAGATACCAAAGCACCCAAAACAGATCCCCGCAAACTGTCGTTCGCCGGTAAAATGAAAACGATCTGTTTCGGCGTAGATAACCCACGCCCCGTTAATAAAAGAACACCGGCGCAGCCCTTTGAAACAATTCAGCTGCAAAGCCATGAACGGATAGAATGCTGGTATATTAAAACCCCTCAGCCCAAAGGGACCGTGATCATCTTTCATGGTTACAGTGGGCAGAAGTCTTCCATGCTGGATAAGTCCGATGAATTCCTGGGCATGGGTTACAACACCCTGCTGGTGGATTTTATGGGTTCGGGAGGTTCCGGAGGAGATCAAACCACGATTGGGTATAAAGAAGCAAAAGATGTAAAGGTGGCATATGATCACCTGCAAAGAACAGGAGAGCAAAACATTTACCTCTTCGGCACTTCACAAGGGGCAGCGGCAGTACTAAAAGCCATGCATGATTACCCTATCAGCCCTAAAGCTATTATTATTGAATGCCCTTTCGCAACATTGTACCAGGCCGCTGCTGCTCGTTTCAGAGCTGTAGGTGTGCCCGTTTTTCCACTCACCAGCTTCCTTGTATTCTGGGGTGGTGTGGAAAACGGATTCTGGGGTTTTGCACATAAACCCGTAGAATATGCCCGGTCCGTAAAAGTGCCTGCGCTCTTGTTTTATGGAGAAGAAGATGAACGCGTGACCAGGCAGGAAATAGATGATGTGTTCAAAAACCTCGGAGGCAAAAAACAACTGGTGACCTTCAAAGAAGCAGGGCATGTAAATTACCTCAGGCGATACCGCAATGAATGGCATACAGCCACCAGTCGCTTTTTAATGACCAACTAA
- a CDS encoding helix-turn-helix transcriptional regulator: MKFATPPGAKFTISNTLPEELRTPEHEVKEAAVEVTSGEFGYYVTQEIADKIAGQSTELNWVAGWLDFVITKQTFLYPVTKLPLIALYAGLEKTIPCILQGIVPIPLVLEEGKLGVYFVPPDIKNEATFAPKHYKAVYFSFSNAYLDKFKSEHPQFQAVYDKKRESEMQGQRIEPIDLNANDYHIIELLRTSTLQGEALKKLYEAYTSLLLIGYYLRLSEREKLPVTKTRQYHEAISIAVQYIDTAYSNPKSVPEIAKLVFVNETTFRIWFKDIMKRSPAEYIMDQKFLHVEEALKDPKLSVNQIAHMTGFADGEHLSKMFKKRYHITPAKFRMNLPGYPKTV; the protein is encoded by the coding sequence ATGAAATTCGCCACTCCCCCGGGAGCGAAGTTCACCATTTCGAATACCCTGCCTGAGGAATTAAGAACACCGGAGCATGAAGTGAAAGAAGCGGCTGTAGAAGTGACCAGCGGAGAGTTCGGGTACTATGTAACCCAGGAAATTGCGGACAAAATAGCCGGGCAATCCACAGAACTGAACTGGGTAGCAGGCTGGCTGGACTTTGTGATCACCAAACAAACCTTTCTTTATCCCGTCACCAAATTACCCCTGATAGCTTTGTATGCCGGGCTGGAAAAAACCATTCCCTGTATCCTGCAAGGAATTGTCCCCATCCCGCTGGTACTGGAAGAAGGCAAACTGGGCGTTTATTTTGTACCACCGGATATAAAGAACGAAGCCACCTTTGCACCGAAACACTATAAAGCCGTTTACTTCTCCTTTTCCAACGCCTACCTGGATAAATTTAAGTCGGAACATCCTCAGTTCCAGGCGGTTTATGATAAAAAGCGGGAAAGTGAAATGCAGGGGCAACGGATAGAGCCCATAGACCTGAATGCCAACGATTATCATATCATTGAACTGCTCCGAACCTCTACATTACAGGGGGAAGCACTGAAGAAATTATATGAGGCCTATACGAGCCTGTTGCTGATAGGGTATTACCTTCGGCTCAGCGAAAGGGAAAAGCTGCCGGTTACCAAAACCCGGCAATACCATGAGGCCATCTCCATTGCCGTGCAGTATATAGATACAGCTTATAGTAACCCCAAATCTGTTCCGGAAATTGCCAAACTGGTGTTTGTCAATGAAACCACCTTCCGGATCTGGTTCAAGGATATCATGAAACGCAGCCCCGCTGAATATATCATGGACCAGAAGTTCCTGCATGTGGAAGAAGCATTGAAAGATCCCAAGCTGTCTGTGAACCAGATCGCACATATGACAGGCTTCGCAGATGGAGAACATCTGAGCAAGATGTTTAAGAAAAGATATCATATCACCCCTGCTAAATTCCGCATGAACCTTCCCGGTTATCCCAAAACAGTGTAA
- a CDS encoding RNA polymerase sigma factor, translating into MKKQPDKTAFLALIQENKRIIYKICNSYCRNQYDREDLAQEIIYQLWRSGESFQADHRFSTWMYRIALNTAISFYRKEQTAGKTVELSEQVLAMKEEGSELEENIRQMQQFINEFNELDRALILLYLEKKNHKEIAEILGISESNVGTKISRMKEKLRQRFSNQ; encoded by the coding sequence ATGAAGAAACAGCCGGATAAAACTGCCTTCTTAGCCTTGATCCAGGAGAATAAGCGAATCATATACAAGATATGCAATTCTTATTGTCGTAATCAATACGACCGGGAGGACCTTGCGCAGGAGATCATCTACCAACTCTGGCGTTCCGGCGAAAGCTTCCAGGCAGATCATAGGTTTTCTACCTGGATGTACCGCATAGCGTTGAATACAGCCATCTCTTTTTACAGGAAAGAACAAACTGCCGGCAAAACCGTAGAGCTGTCCGAACAGGTATTAGCGATGAAAGAAGAAGGCAGTGAACTGGAAGAGAACATCCGGCAGATGCAGCAATTCATCAATGAATTCAATGAGCTGGACAGGGCATTGATACTCCTCTATTTAGAAAAAAAGAATCATAAAGAGATCGCAGAGATCCTGGGTATATCTGAATCCAATGTTGGAACTAAGATCAGCCGGATGAAAGAAAAACTGCGTCAAAGATTTTCAAATCAATAA
- a CDS encoding Crp/Fnr family transcriptional regulator has translation MISALVDHIRRYVSLDEQEAALLEEYIEVKEMKKKAFLLKEGEVCKANYFLIKGCCRSYFITEKDAEHVHLFAIENWWITDYASLEKKIPSMFNIQTLEPSTLAILHRDKQDELFAAIPQLERYFRSVLETALAAAHMRIKYIYSQSGYERYHHFSTSFPDFVQRIPQYMLASYLGFTPEFLSKIRAGKIS, from the coding sequence ATGATTTCGGCTTTAGTAGATCATATCCGCAGATACGTATCCCTGGATGAACAGGAAGCGGCTTTATTGGAGGAATACATAGAAGTAAAAGAGATGAAGAAAAAGGCATTCCTGTTGAAAGAAGGGGAGGTCTGCAAGGCTAATTATTTTCTGATCAAAGGTTGCTGCCGTTCTTATTTCATCACGGAAAAAGATGCGGAACACGTTCATCTCTTTGCCATTGAAAACTGGTGGATCACTGATTATGCCAGCCTGGAAAAGAAAATCCCGTCTATGTTCAATATTCAAACACTGGAGCCCTCCACGCTGGCGATACTCCACAGGGATAAACAGGATGAACTATTCGCTGCCATTCCGCAACTGGAGCGTTATTTCAGGAGTGTGCTGGAAACAGCCCTTGCTGCTGCACACATGCGTATCAAGTATATTTACTCCCAATCCGGCTATGAACGGTACCATCACTTTAGTACTTCCTTCCCGGATTTTGTACAGCGTATCCCGCAATACATGCTGGCATCCTACTTGGGCTTCACGCCTGAATTCCTGAGCAAGATCAGGGCCGGCAAAATTTCTTAA
- a CDS encoding carboxymuconolactone decarboxylase family protein, translated as MSKRIRIKEVEPAIYKAMMALENYMATTKIEKLHKDLIKVRASQINGCTYCMDIHSREARQHGETEQRLYVLTNWRETDLFSEEEQAILAMTEEVTLLPQGVSDETYERAAKLFDEQYLAQLIMAIIAINAWNRIGVSTHMIPNE; from the coding sequence ATGTCTAAAAGGATTCGCATTAAAGAAGTTGAACCTGCTATCTATAAAGCCATGATGGCGCTGGAGAATTATATGGCCACCACAAAGATCGAAAAACTGCATAAAGATCTGATCAAGGTCCGTGCTTCCCAGATCAACGGCTGTACTTATTGCATGGATATACATTCCCGCGAAGCACGCCAGCACGGGGAAACGGAACAACGCCTTTACGTGCTCACCAATTGGAGGGAGACAGATCTGTTTTCAGAAGAAGAACAGGCTATCCTTGCCATGACGGAAGAGGTCACCTTACTTCCACAAGGTGTGTCTGACGAAACATATGAACGTGCTGCGAAATTATTTGATGAACAATATCTCGCACAGTTGATCATGGCCATCATTGCTATCAATGCATGGAACAGGATCGGGGTAAGCACGCATATGATCCCCAATGAATAA
- a CDS encoding winged helix-turn-helix domain-containing protein: MKAQSSSNLIQDTQVAAAMMNPLRIRILEHLREPNSAAGLARILDMPRQQLNYHLRELEKNELIELVEERRKGNMTERVVRATSKSYMVVLNTAKINPEEVQDKFSAAYLLSAATQLIQEVAVLQTGAQKAKKKLPTFTLQTAVKFASPEKLHAFTEELAKAIAKLAVKYQNEEDPNGRSYQFHLFSHPTLKKQTHEKR; encoded by the coding sequence ATGAAAGCGCAATCTTCTTCCAATCTTATCCAGGATACACAGGTAGCAGCTGCCATGATGAACCCTTTGCGTATCCGGATCCTGGAACATCTCCGGGAACCAAATTCCGCAGCAGGCCTGGCGCGCATCCTGGATATGCCCCGGCAGCAGTTGAACTATCACCTGCGCGAACTGGAAAAAAATGAATTGATTGAACTGGTGGAAGAAAGAAGAAAAGGGAATATGACGGAACGCGTTGTAAGAGCTACTTCCAAATCTTATATGGTGGTGCTGAATACGGCGAAGATCAATCCGGAAGAAGTGCAGGATAAATTTTCTGCCGCTTACCTGTTATCTGCTGCCACACAACTGATACAGGAAGTGGCTGTTTTACAGACCGGCGCACAGAAAGCAAAAAAGAAGCTGCCCACGTTTACATTGCAAACAGCTGTTAAGTTTGCCAGTCCTGAGAAATTGCACGCTTTCACAGAAGAGCTGGCTAAAGCAATCGCCAAACTGGCGGTGAAGTATCAGAACGAAGAAGATCCTAATGGACGGTCTTACCAGTTCCATCTATTTTCTCATCCAACACTTAAAAAGCAAACACATGAAAAAAGGTAG
- a CDS encoding SRPBCC family protein: protein MKKGRSTEMSREIAAPVEAVWKALTEGEELQRWFPLEAVVSAEDVKLTWGSGIDWNMEIEEQQENEYLRWGYDKEHHHLVGQKERRLAVEFFLEAKKGNTMLRIVHSGFGEEKSWDDLYDGVRRGWQTESLSLKHYLENHAGTNRVVALAEITSKKSEQELWDLLMAGGISVKDDQYTYTTPLGDLYQGNLLYDNPPQDLCGTLQHLNNAMLRISIERFYPGADNTIWVWIGAYGIPEKEIKEVQQKWQEKLHQLIP, encoded by the coding sequence ATGAAAAAAGGTAGGAGCACAGAGATGAGCCGTGAAATAGCGGCGCCGGTTGAAGCTGTCTGGAAAGCATTAACAGAGGGAGAAGAATTGCAACGTTGGTTTCCGTTGGAAGCAGTGGTATCTGCCGAAGATGTTAAACTGACCTGGGGCAGCGGAATAGACTGGAATATGGAAATAGAAGAACAGCAAGAAAATGAATACCTGCGTTGGGGATATGATAAAGAACATCATCATCTTGTTGGTCAGAAGGAACGACGCCTGGCAGTGGAATTTTTCCTGGAAGCAAAGAAAGGTAATACCATGTTGCGCATCGTACATTCTGGTTTCGGCGAAGAAAAAAGCTGGGACGACCTCTACGATGGCGTAAGGCGTGGATGGCAAACAGAATCACTGAGCCTGAAACATTACCTGGAAAATCATGCAGGGACAAACAGGGTAGTAGCGCTGGCTGAGATCACGTCTAAGAAAAGCGAGCAGGAACTATGGGATCTCCTCATGGCTGGAGGTATCTCTGTAAAGGATGATCAGTATACTTATACTACTCCTCTTGGCGATCTTTATCAGGGCAACCTGTTATACGATAATCCTCCGCAGGACCTCTGCGGCACATTGCAACATTTGAACAATGCCATGCTGCGTATCAGTATTGAAAGGTTCTACCCGGGAGCAGATAATACCATTTGGGTATGGATCGGTGCATACGGGATACCGGAGAAAGAGATAAAGGAAGTGCAGCAGAAATGGCAGGAAAAGTTACATCAACTAATACCATAA
- a CDS encoding SRPBCC family protein: MANIEHVQYIKAPAAKVYEVITTEKGLGATWTTQLIVQPEVGFINQFDFDDNYATKMKVVELAENEKVVWECIEADSEPAWVGTSVSFELTEKNGRTAVLFRHLNWKEVSECFRFCNYNWAMFLFSLKTYCETGTGMPYQLRVF; this comes from the coding sequence ATGGCAAACATTGAACATGTGCAGTACATCAAAGCACCTGCGGCAAAAGTATATGAGGTTATTACCACTGAGAAAGGCCTGGGTGCTACATGGACTACCCAACTGATCGTGCAACCTGAAGTAGGGTTCATCAATCAGTTTGATTTTGATGATAACTATGCTACTAAAATGAAAGTAGTGGAACTGGCAGAGAATGAAAAAGTAGTATGGGAATGCATCGAAGCTGATTCTGAACCTGCATGGGTAGGTACGTCTGTTTCATTTGAACTAACAGAAAAAAATGGCAGAACCGCTGTGCTATTCCGCCATCTTAACTGGAAAGAAGTATCTGAATGTTTTCGTTTTTGCAATTATAATTGGGCCATGTTCTTATTCAGCCTGAAAACCTATTGCGAAACAGGTACCGGAATGCCTTATCAACTCAGGGTTTTTTAG